The DNA segment TTCTGCGAAAGTATTGGCTTTAACTTGGCGCAAACCAAAGCCGTATTCGAAGCCGCTTTATCTCACAGCTTAGGCATTAAAGGTCACACCGAGCAATTAAGTAACCTCGGCGGCAGTGAACTGGCCGCAACAATGGGCGCCACCTCGGTTGATCATATTGAATTCCTTGACGAACAAGGCGTGAAAGCACTTGCCCAGCATGGCACTGTCGCTACCCTGCTGCCCGGCGCATTCTACTTTTTAAGAGAAACCCAATTACCGCCAATTGATTTACTGCGTCAACATAACGTGCCAATGGCATTAGCAACCGATTTTAATCCAGGTACCTCCCCTATCGCATCCTTAACTATGATGATGAATATGGGCTGTACTTTATTTAGATTAACACCTGAAGAAGCATTACGTGGCGTAACTTGCCATGCCGCACGCGCATTAGGGTTACAAGATTCACGCGGTCAAATACGTGTTGGCTATGATGCTGATTTGGCAATTTGGAATATCGACCATCCTGCCCAGCTCGCTTATGAAGTGGGTACACCAAGACTGCACTCTCGCATCGTTAACGGAGAGATTTGTCATGACTAAAACCACGCCCCCCGCAACAAGTAATTACGCTGCTACCGATGCCGATATTTGGCAGGGTCGTATTGACGCCGAAGACGGTGAAGCAGGCATGCGTTTTCATCAGAAAGTCACTTTAATCGATGATGACGAGCAACTAACAAACCAAGCAGGTGTTGTCCTACTCGGCTTCGCTTGTGACGAAGGTGTGAAACGTAATAAAGGCCGTGTTGGCGCAGTACAAGCACCGGATATTATCCGCAAAGCGCTGGCGAATACCGCATGGCATCATGACAACGCAACGAATACCTCGACTTTCGTTGATGCAGGGAATATCTATTGCAGCGATACTGATTTAGCCGCTAGCCAAAAAGAACTGGCTAACTATGTTGAGACAGCCCTCAACAAACAAAACAAAGTAATGGTATTAGGCGGTGGACACGAAATCGCTTGGGGAACATTCCAAGGGTTGGCGCAACATTTCCAAACAACAAAGGTGAACAAACCAAAGATCGGCATTATTAACTTTGATGCCCATTTTGATTTACGTACCTATTCGACAGATGGTCAAGCATTCCCGACTAGCTCAGGCA comes from the Moritella yayanosii genome and includes:
- the hutG gene encoding formimidoylglutamase; translation: MTKTTPPATSNYAATDADIWQGRIDAEDGEAGMRFHQKVTLIDDDEQLTNQAGVVLLGFACDEGVKRNKGRVGAVQAPDIIRKALANTAWHHDNATNTSTFVDAGNIYCSDTDLAASQKELANYVETALNKQNKVMVLGGGHEIAWGTFQGLAQHFQTTKVNKPKIGIINFDAHFDLRTYSTDGQAFPTSSGTPFNQIAKHCQQLGWEFNYACLGVSRASNTQALFTLADQLGVHYREDHQLASYHLAERIEELTAFIDNVDHLYLTIDIDVFSASTAPGVSAPAARGVNYESVEALLQPIFNAKNSAGQAKLIIADLAEYNPNFDIDNQTARLAARLTWDITRAMFK